In a genomic window of Gloeocapsopsis dulcis:
- a CDS encoding RNA-guided endonuclease InsQ/TnpB family protein: MIRTFQFVRNKCLRFWMDGFQVKLSEVNAEATRVRHNSEFPWAGKLESSAAQAASERAMSAIRRFYENRKAKIPGNIGFPKFQKNNRSVEYKVAGWKLSPDRKRITCTDKFKAGTFKLVGTYDLNFYHLKAIKRVRIVRRSDGYYCQFCIAVERNISIEPTGRAVGIDVGLAKFYTTSDGQTVDNPRHLRTAERSLKRAQRRVSSKFRRPNKGEKVKQSNNYKKACKWLGKKHLTVQRRRKDFVAKTAKALLESSDFIAYEKLNVKNLVKNRKLSKSISDAAWTQFTDWIERYGMLYKRPVVAVPPQYTSQDCNECGTRVKKTLSVRTHICPKCNLVIDRDENAALNILVKGLNQAGLALNLSTSGHEGINAWGQNSLYFVGENLQDKLTG, translated from the coding sequence AACTAGAGTTAGACATAATTCGGAATTTCCTTGGGCAGGTAAGCTAGAATCTTCTGCGGCACAAGCGGCATCAGAAAGGGCGATGTCTGCGATTCGGAGATTTTATGAGAATCGCAAGGCTAAAATACCTGGAAATATTGGTTTTCCTAAGTTTCAAAAGAACAATCGTTCGGTTGAATATAAAGTCGCAGGCTGGAAACTAAGTCCTGACAGAAAACGAATTACTTGTACTGACAAATTCAAGGCAGGAACATTCAAGTTGGTAGGAACCTACGACTTGAACTTTTACCATTTGAAGGCAATTAAGCGAGTCAGAATTGTTCGTCGCAGCGATGGTTATTATTGCCAATTTTGTATTGCAGTAGAACGAAATATATCAATTGAGCCTACAGGCAGGGCAGTAGGGATTGATGTCGGTTTAGCCAAGTTTTACACGACCTCGGATGGACAAACGGTAGATAATCCTAGACACTTGAGAACAGCTGAGCGTAGTTTAAAAAGAGCGCAACGTCGCGTTTCAAGCAAGTTTCGTAGACCAAACAAAGGAGAGAAAGTTAAACAATCAAACAATTACAAGAAAGCGTGTAAGTGGTTGGGTAAGAAACATTTAACAGTACAACGCAGGCGTAAAGACTTTGTGGCAAAGACTGCAAAGGCGCTACTGGAATCTAGCGATTTCATTGCGTATGAGAAGTTGAATGTCAAAAACCTAGTAAAGAACCGCAAGTTGTCGAAGTCGATATCGGACGCTGCTTGGACTCAGTTTACTGATTGGATAGAACGCTACGGAATGCTGTACAAGCGTCCAGTAGTGGCAGTTCCACCGCAATACACAAGTCAAGATTGCAATGAGTGCGGAACACGGGTGAAAAAAACTTTGTCAGTGAGAACCCATATTTGCCCTAAATGCAATCTAGTTATTGACAGAGACGAAAATGCTGCCCTGAATATTTTGGTTAAAGGACTAAATCAGGCAGGATTAGCATTAAATTTGAGTACCTCAGGGCATGAGGGAATTAACGCTTGGGGACAGAATAGCCTCTATTTTGTAGGTGAAAACCTGCAAGACAAGCTAACTGGTTGA